A genome region from Chitinivibrionia bacterium includes the following:
- the thiC gene encoding phosphomethylpyrimidine synthase ThiC, which translates to MTRIEQARQGIISDELKMCAEMEGVDVETMRKKVADGTIVIVKNKLRNIKPLVLGEGTKIKVNSNIGTSSSQVDIESELEKMRVSVQYGAHAIMDLSTAGDLEAIRLKLMDECPVAVGTVPLYEMVFRATTAKKSVLDLTADDMFECIEDHCKQGVDFLTIHCGVNKQTVSRFHEVKRLAGATSRGGTIIMEWIHYNKKESPLYEQYDRLLDILKEYDVAISLGDAFRPGATADATDRVQIEELSILGELVDRAREKGVGVFVEGPGHVPLNQVITNIQIQKRLCRNAPFYVLGPLVTDISLGYDHIAGAIGGALAGLAGVDFLCYLTPAEHLRLPSLEDVKEGVIASVIAGHAADLAKGRPEAVARDNAISKAKKSLDWEKVYELSVDPEKARRYRESMKLSGESSDACSMCGEFCAMKRSSKIED; encoded by the coding sequence ATGACAAGAATAGAACAAGCAAGGCAAGGAATAATTTCCGACGAATTAAAAATGTGCGCCGAAATGGAAGGCGTTGATGTTGAGACAATGCGAAAAAAAGTCGCGGACGGAACTATTGTTATCGTCAAAAATAAACTGCGAAACATAAAACCGCTTGTTTTGGGCGAGGGGACAAAAATCAAGGTTAATTCAAACATCGGGACGTCGTCGTCGCAGGTGGATATTGAAAGCGAACTCGAAAAAATGCGCGTTTCCGTTCAATACGGAGCGCACGCCATTATGGATTTATCGACCGCGGGCGATTTGGAAGCAATCCGCCTTAAACTTATGGACGAATGTCCTGTCGCCGTTGGAACGGTGCCGCTTTACGAAATGGTGTTCCGTGCGACAACCGCCAAAAAGAGTGTTTTGGACTTAACCGCCGACGATATGTTTGAGTGTATCGAAGACCACTGCAAACAGGGCGTGGATTTCTTGACCATACACTGCGGCGTAAATAAACAAACAGTAAGCAGATTTCACGAAGTCAAACGTCTTGCAGGTGCAACCTCGCGCGGCGGTACAATAATTATGGAATGGATACACTACAACAAAAAAGAAAGCCCGCTTTACGAACAATACGACCGCCTGCTCGACATACTGAAAGAATACGACGTTGCAATTTCGCTCGGCGACGCATTTCGCCCTGGAGCAACAGCCGACGCAACCGACAGAGTGCAAATCGAAGAACTGTCGATTTTGGGCGAACTTGTGGACAGAGCGCGCGAAAAAGGCGTAGGCGTTTTTGTCGAGGGACCGGGACACGTTCCGTTAAATCAAGTGATTACCAATATTCAAATCCAAAAACGACTTTGCAGAAACGCGCCTTTTTATGTTTTAGGACCTCTTGTCACCGACATTTCGCTCGGCTATGACCACATCGCAGGAGCGATTGGCGGCGCGCTTGCAGGGCTTGCGGGCGTGGATTTCTTGTGCTATCTCACACCTGCCGAACATTTGCGTTTGCCGTCGCTTGAAGACGTAAAAGAGGGAGTAATTGCTTCTGTAATCGCAGGGCACGCCGCCGATTTGGCAAAAGGTCGCCCCGAAGCCGTTGCAAGAGACAACGCTATTTCAAAAGCAAAAAAATCGCTTGATTGGGAAAAGGTTTATGAATTAAGCGTTGACCCCGAAAAGGCGCGCCGTTATCGCGAGTCGATGAAACTCAGCGGAGAAAGTAGCGACGCCTGCTCAATGTGCGGCGAATTCTGCGCAATGAAGAGGTCGAGTAAGATAGAAGATTAA
- a CDS encoding AAA family ATPase, with product MKRKIIDDYLRWKIHKKNECLLVRGARQIGKTHSIETFGREYYKSFITINFFETPELKQVFEGELSSNEILSKISLNFPNFKFIENETLLFLDEIQECPQARTALKFLAQDERFDCIASGSMLGISYKEISSVPVGYERQMEMFSFDFEEFLWAKGISNEVIAGIKKYYTDKKQIPADMNDTMIKYLREYCVVGGMPEVVKCFIETGNFAQVHAVQQKILDSYLDDIAKYASASERPKARNCYLSIPKQLAKENKKFQFSVVEKKGTSRKYENTLEWLRDAGLIKFCTNVSLPKFPINAYVRDDWYKIYCTDIGILTAMYGFEMKKAVIENTLAGPVKGGIYENLVADMLSKKKLGLHYYKPENNSQEIEFLLVKESDIIPVEVKSGNNATVSLNEFIEKFQPPYAIKLISGNIGIADKKISYPLYMTMFFEERVA from the coding sequence ATGAAAAGAAAAATAATCGACGATTACTTAAGATGGAAAATTCACAAAAAAAACGAATGCCTGCTTGTTCGCGGAGCGAGACAGATAGGAAAAACACATTCTATTGAAACTTTCGGCAGAGAATATTACAAAAGTTTCATAACGATAAACTTTTTTGAGACCCCCGAATTAAAGCAAGTCTTTGAGGGCGAATTGTCGAGCAATGAAATTCTAAGTAAAATTTCACTTAATTTCCCGAACTTCAAATTCATCGAGAACGAAACGCTTTTGTTTCTCGATGAAATTCAAGAATGCCCGCAAGCAAGAACAGCGCTTAAATTTTTGGCGCAGGACGAGCGTTTTGATTGCATTGCTTCGGGCTCGATGCTCGGAATTTCATATAAGGAAATTTCGTCGGTTCCTGTCGGATACGAGCGGCAAATGGAAATGTTTTCGTTTGATTTTGAGGAATTTCTATGGGCAAAAGGAATATCAAATGAGGTTATAGCAGGTATAAAAAAATACTATACCGATAAAAAACAAATTCCTGCGGATATGAACGACACAATGATAAAATATTTGCGGGAATATTGCGTTGTCGGCGGAATGCCCGAAGTTGTAAAATGCTTTATTGAAACGGGAAACTTTGCTCAAGTCCACGCCGTTCAACAAAAAATATTGGACAGCTATTTGGACGACATAGCAAAATACGCCTCTGCAAGTGAGCGTCCGAAAGCACGAAATTGTTATTTATCAATTCCAAAACAGTTGGCAAAAGAAAATAAGAAATTCCAGTTTTCGGTTGTAGAAAAAAAGGGAACTTCGAGAAAATACGAAAACACACTCGAATGGCTTCGAGACGCGGGGCTTATTAAATTCTGCACAAACGTATCGCTTCCGAAATTCCCTATAAACGCCTACGTCAGAGACGATTGGTATAAAATTTACTGCACGGACATAGGAATTTTAACTGCAATGTACGGCTTTGAAATGAAAAAAGCAGTTATAGAAAACACTCTTGCAGGACCCGTTAAAGGCGGTATTTACGAAAATCTTGTCGCAGATATGCTCTCAAAAAAGAAATTGGGACTTCATTATTACAAACCCGAAAATAACAGTCAAGAAATAGAGTTTTTACTGGTAAAAGAGAGCGACATAATTCCCGTGGAAGTAAAATCGGGGAATAATGCAACTGTTTCACTTAACGAATTTATAGAAAAATTTCAGCCCCCGTATGCCATAAAACTGATTTCGGGAAACATAGGAATTGCAGACAAGAAAATTTCCTACCCGCTATATATGACAATGTTTTTTGAGGAAAGGGTGGCATAG
- a CDS encoding prepilin-type N-terminal cleavage/methylation domain-containing protein produces MKNNSGATLVELMVYMVVGLIVITAAFQSIARGTRGYQHGRQVSRVQGDARTGVAVIARDIATMGFKTHFITVNNAPPVATISDFGYTDVNEIVGAARIVPLTAADSQSQAAFFFHPNQRLTLPIPDTLPLIPPMAASPNNVGDMLEFFRIRVDNTGELQTRERVIYFLDETSNEIVRALFTWTPTTPLVGILPGNWIRTDETVIVSNAVALKFRLGRRGIFDQTSPAWNAAQDNWISSNPPIPPTTRRDQVRHVEVSILVRAETSSNAPHGVGQYMAGDTPILVNNTTDAAGEFRNHIHRLYRQTVEVPSNARPSLANTERPPRAL; encoded by the coding sequence ATGAAAAATAACAGCGGTGCCACGCTTGTGGAACTTATGGTATATATGGTTGTCGGGCTTATTGTAATAACCGCGGCATTTCAATCAATCGCCCGCGGAACAAGAGGCTATCAGCACGGAAGACAAGTTTCGAGAGTGCAAGGCGATGCCCGTACAGGCGTTGCGGTAATAGCAAGAGACATCGCCACAATGGGTTTTAAGACGCATTTTATAACTGTCAACAACGCTCCACCAGTTGCAACAATAAGTGATTTCGGTTATACAGATGTAAATGAAATAGTAGGTGCTGCCAGAATTGTACCGTTAACAGCAGCGGATAGCCAAAGCCAAGCAGCGTTTTTCTTTCACCCAAACCAAAGATTAACACTGCCAATCCCTGACACTCTTCCGCTAATTCCTCCTATGGCTGCAAGTCCCAACAATGTGGGTGATATGCTTGAATTTTTCAGAATAAGAGTAGATAATACAGGAGAACTACAAACAAGAGAACGAGTTATTTATTTTCTTGACGAAACGAGCAACGAAATTGTTCGTGCGTTATTTACTTGGACGCCAACAACACCTTTAGTTGGCATACTCCCTGGCAATTGGATTCGCACAGACGAAACAGTTATCGTATCAAACGCGGTAGCTCTTAAATTTCGCTTAGGCAGAAGAGGCATTTTTGACCAAACAAGTCCTGCTTGGAATGCCGCACAGGATAATTGGATATCCTCTAATCCTCCTATTCCACCTACAACTCGACGAGACCAAGTCCGCCACGTTGAAGTGTCAATTCTTGTAAGAGCAGAAACATCAAGCAACGCGCCGCACGGAGTAGGTCAATATATGGCGGGAGATACTCCCATATTGGTTAATAATACGACTGACGCGGCAGGCGAATTCAGAAATCATATTCATCGTTTGTATCGACAAACTGTAGAAGTCCCGAGCAACGCAAGACCGTCATTAGCTAATACTGAAAGACCGCCGAGAGCGCTTTAA
- a CDS encoding YqgE/AlgH family protein, with translation MRINTQVKQGDLLVASPEMDDTYFKNTIILIAGIDEQAAAGFILNRPTTMPASELFDGLDEYYNNLRRRMFVGGPVDDNTLHLIALGHEGGKEIVPGLRMGGRWESVEEMLSSDEYENRIFLGYCGWGAEQLRNEIRSGSWLIFRSNSMTDVFNEIDNGNMPTSLSAIAILNEFA, from the coding sequence ATGCGCATAAATACACAAGTGAAACAGGGCGATTTATTAGTCGCTTCCCCGGAAATGGATGACACATATTTTAAGAACACTATAATTTTAATTGCAGGAATAGACGAGCAAGCTGCCGCAGGTTTTATCTTAAATCGTCCGACAACAATGCCTGCAAGCGAACTTTTTGACGGTTTGGACGAATATTACAACAACTTGCGACGACGAATGTTTGTCGGCGGTCCGGTCGATGACAACACACTTCATCTTATCGCGCTCGGACACGAAGGCGGCAAAGAAATAGTCCCCGGGCTCAGAATGGGCGGACGTTGGGAAAGCGTAGAAGAAATGCTGTCCAGCGACGAATACGAAAACCGTATTTTTCTTGGATATTGCGGTTGGGGCGCAGAGCAACTCAGAAACGAAATCAGGAGCGGTTCGTGGCTTATTTTTCGGAGCAATTCTATGACAGACGTATTCAACGAAATAGATAACGGAAATATGCCGACAAGCCTCAGCGCCATAGCGATTTTAAATGAGTTTGCGTAA
- the proB gene encoding glutamate 5-kinase, whose protein sequence is MINRKEIKKPKLAVIKIGSKILAPQDGSGHIARISAIVKAVSDLISDGIDVILVSSGAVANGRAVLRLKEKPKSISLKQACAGVGQIELMNLYRAQFDKYSMPIGQILLSWSDFRDKKRYLNLRNTLFAMLENGIVPIINENDSVSVDEIKIGDNDTLAAQIALLADADLFVALSDINGLYTDNPKKNPEAKHIPVIEKFDDVLRKGASSEGTDVGTGGMATKLRAAEMVCKAGIFAIVGDGYNNDPISVINEQKFGTLFYPQGEKMNSRDRFIAFADETEGKISVDDGAKRALIAGKSLLAAGILAVSGEFDEGDAVEIENDGRVFAKGIASYSSDEIEKIKGKKSAEIETLWEFYHCDFVIHSNNMVILQ, encoded by the coding sequence ATGATAAACCGTAAAGAAATTAAAAAGCCAAAATTGGCGGTCATAAAAATCGGAAGCAAAATTCTTGCGCCACAAGACGGAAGCGGGCATATTGCACGCATTTCTGCAATCGTTAAAGCCGTGTCCGATTTGATTTCGGACGGAATTGACGTTATTTTAGTGAGTTCGGGAGCGGTGGCAAACGGACGTGCAGTGTTGAGACTAAAAGAAAAGCCCAAAAGCATTTCACTGAAGCAGGCGTGCGCGGGAGTGGGGCAAATCGAACTTATGAATTTATATCGCGCACAATTTGATAAATATTCTATGCCAATCGGACAAATTTTGCTTTCTTGGAGCGATTTTCGAGACAAAAAACGCTACCTTAACCTGCGAAACACGCTTTTTGCGATGCTTGAAAACGGCATTGTTCCAATAATTAACGAAAACGATTCGGTAAGCGTGGACGAAATAAAAATCGGCGACAATGACACTTTGGCGGCGCAAATTGCACTTCTTGCAGACGCCGATTTGTTTGTTGCTTTAAGCGACATAAACGGACTTTACACCGACAATCCCAAGAAAAATCCCGAAGCAAAACATATTCCCGTAATAGAAAAATTCGACGACGTTCTGCGTAAAGGCGCGAGTTCCGAGGGAACAGACGTGGGAACAGGCGGAATGGCGACAAAACTGCGCGCCGCAGAAATGGTGTGCAAAGCGGGAATTTTTGCAATTGTCGGCGACGGCTATAACAATGACCCTATAAGTGTAATAAACGAGCAAAAATTCGGGACGCTTTTTTATCCGCAGGGCGAAAAAATGAACTCGCGCGACCGATTTATTGCCTTTGCCGATGAAACCGAAGGAAAAATCTCGGTTGACGACGGAGCAAAGCGCGCACTTATCGCAGGAAAAAGTTTGCTTGCCGCAGGAATTTTGGCTGTAAGCGGAGAATTTGACGAAGGCGACGCGGTCGAAATCGAGAATGACGGTCGCGTATTTGCAAAGGGAATTGCAAGCTACTCAAGCGACGAAATTGAGAAAATCAAAGGAAAAAAGTCGGCTGAAATAGAAACACTTTGGGAATTTTATCACTGTGATTTTGTTATTCACAGCAACAATATGGTAATTTTACAGTAA
- a CDS encoding prepilin-type N-terminal cleavage/methylation domain-containing protein: MHSNVKKNNGGFTLVELMIVITIIMILSTTVTLSISNFVLERRGEVQVVAFYNQLKTMRTFAQRDDAMYVLRFTNNAAAAGTPMPFTITRHRPSPTVPPIPEAVDGVAVPNLFSDQAVVSGALRASALTTATLTTPNGNIVAVTAWAEGIVFQNDEIGTIGQGAVFLRNPNINDINYVIVRPARINEIQLWRQRGGGAWTQL; encoded by the coding sequence ATGCATTCCAATGTCAAAAAAAACAACGGCGGTTTCACACTCGTCGAATTGATGATAGTAATAACAATAATTATGATTTTATCGACGACAGTAACCCTCAGCATAAGCAACTTCGTCCTCGAAAGAAGAGGCGAAGTCCAAGTCGTCGCGTTTTACAACCAACTGAAAACAATGAGAACATTCGCTCAAAGAGACGATGCAATGTATGTTCTCAGATTTACTAATAATGCCGCCGCAGCAGGCACTCCGATGCCTTTCACTATTACCAGACACAGACCGTCGCCGACAGTACCGCCAATACCAGAGGCGGTAGATGGAGTAGCTGTGCCGAATTTATTCTCAGACCAAGCAGTTGTGTCAGGCGCATTAAGAGCAAGTGCACTTACCACTGCAACACTTACCACCCCGAACGGAAACATTGTTGCTGTCACTGCTTGGGCGGAAGGTATAGTTTTTCAAAATGACGAAATCGGAACAATAGGTCAAGGGGCGGTCTTTCTGAGAAACCCTAATATAAATGACATAAATTATGTAATAGTTCGTCCCGCGCGGATAAACGAAATTCAATTATGGCGACAAAGAGGCGGTGGCGCTTGGACACAATTGTAA
- a CDS encoding ATP-binding protein — translation MSFKKLPYGISNFADLIEDGYAYVDKTRFIEYLENENGRYQFFVRPRRFGKSLFLSVLENYYDINKKDKFETLFGNLYIGKNSTPEQGKYAVIQFDFSGLDVRTHEIFRKSFLDRVQEVAALFFDRYKDILSVSQTSLDALDAKTLGLGAIDLIYRATTVANVGLFVIIDEYDSFANNLIAMGEAYKKETEKESGVVRAFYELLKAGTKSVVKRMFATGISPMMATDLTSGFNIAANLSLFAKYNEMFGFTREEVEWIIDETNIDRNLIEVDMETYYNGYLFDEDGENKVYNSQMVLFFFNQIKISGRSPKEIVDTNLKTDSGRLERLAGSERNREKLLQIIRDGGIFGNVISSFSQNQLENEEYFVSLLFYLGMLTIDKVVEGQTYLKIPNYSIKTLYWEYVIFYAQAIEKGAVNKTELIQTIRDMAYRCDFKSFLDFFTEHRLKLLSNRDLTSFDEKYIKSMMLATVADSGLYHPISENENIGGYSDIYFQKHHSVADIKFEYVFELKYVKTGASKSEKDKKFSDAAKQIEKYKKDPRFANRSNLKFVAIVFQGKGDYEAKEL, via the coding sequence ATGTCTTTCAAAAAATTACCGTATGGTATATCTAATTTCGCTGATTTGATAGAAGACGGCTATGCCTACGTCGATAAAACCCGTTTCATTGAATATTTGGAAAACGAAAATGGTCGCTACCAATTCTTTGTCCGTCCGCGCAGGTTCGGAAAAAGTTTGTTTTTGTCCGTATTGGAAAATTATTACGATATAAACAAAAAAGATAAATTTGAAACCCTGTTCGGAAATCTTTACATTGGCAAGAATTCGACGCCAGAACAGGGAAAATACGCGGTTATTCAATTTGACTTTTCGGGATTAGACGTAAGAACACACGAGATTTTCAGAAAATCATTTTTGGATAGAGTGCAGGAAGTTGCGGCGTTATTTTTTGACAGATATAAAGATATTTTGTCTGTTTCCCAAACTTCATTAGACGCTCTTGACGCAAAAACTCTCGGACTTGGAGCAATAGACCTTATTTACAGAGCGACAACCGTTGCCAATGTCGGACTTTTTGTTATAATAGACGAATACGACAGTTTTGCCAATAATCTTATAGCGATGGGCGAGGCGTATAAAAAAGAGACGGAAAAAGAAAGCGGCGTTGTTCGCGCTTTTTATGAATTGTTAAAAGCAGGAACAAAATCTGTCGTTAAACGAATGTTTGCCACAGGTATAAGCCCAATGATGGCAACAGACTTAACAAGCGGATTTAATATTGCGGCAAATTTAAGTTTGTTTGCCAAATACAACGAAATGTTTGGTTTCACGCGAGAAGAAGTCGAGTGGATAATAGACGAAACAAATATCGACAGGAATTTAATAGAAGTCGATATGGAGACCTATTATAACGGCTACTTGTTTGATGAAGACGGCGAGAATAAAGTGTATAATTCTCAAATGGTTTTGTTTTTCTTTAACCAAATTAAAATATCGGGAAGGTCGCCCAAAGAAATTGTCGATACAAATTTGAAAACAGATTCAGGGCGCTTGGAACGCCTTGCGGGAAGTGAAAGAAATCGGGAAAAATTGCTTCAGATAATACGGGACGGCGGAATTTTTGGCAATGTCATTTCAAGTTTCTCGCAAAACCAGCTTGAAAATGAAGAATATTTTGTCTCTCTGTTGTTTTATTTGGGAATGCTGACAATCGACAAAGTTGTAGAGGGGCAAACATACCTGAAAATTCCAAATTATTCGATAAAAACACTCTATTGGGAATACGTGATTTTTTATGCTCAGGCAATAGAAAAGGGAGCTGTAAACAAAACAGAACTTATTCAAACAATCAGAGATATGGCGTATAGATGTGATTTCAAATCGTTTTTGGACTTCTTCACAGAACACCGCTTAAAACTCCTTTCAAACAGAGACCTTACGAGTTTTGATGAAAAATATATCAAATCTATGATGCTTGCAACTGTAGCTGACAGCGGTTTATATCATCCGATTTCCGAAAACGAAAATATCGGCGGTTATTCCGACATTTATTTCCAAAAACACCACTCTGTCGCCGATATTAAATTTGAGTACGTTTTTGAATTGAAATACGTAAAAACAGGCGCCTCCAAAAGCGAAAAAGACAAGAAGTTTTCCGACGCCGCAAAGCAAATAGAAAAATATAAAAAAGACCCGCGCTTTGCAAACAGGAGCAATCTTAAATTTGTCGCTATTGTTTTTCAAGGAAAAGGCGATTACGAGGCAAAGGAGTTATAA